In a single window of the Zonotrichia leucophrys gambelii isolate GWCS_2022_RI chromosome 2, RI_Zleu_2.0, whole genome shotgun sequence genome:
- the LOC135444466 gene encoding cytochrome P450 7B1 isoform X3 has protein sequence MGPDTLPLGTYGGAAAAAALLLWAVKTGEPPLINGWIPYLGKALIFRKDAYKFLLDQQKKFGDIFTVHIAGEKYFSRYITFIMDPFQYVYVIRNSKQLEFHEFANKMASKTFDYPALSKGKFPELKENLHRIYQYLQGKPLDIISDHMMKNLQDIFEWKCSQATDWETEKMYKFCCSVMFEASFVTLYGRVPAADGHKVISEIRDKFIKFDASFPYLAANIPIELLGATKKVRKELIHHFLLQNMTKWLGGSKVVQARQDIFEKYELLGDYDKAAHHFAFLWASVGNTIPATFWAMYYLLRHPEALAAVRDEIDHLLQSTGQERGPTYNIHLTREQLDNLVYLESALNESLRMCSSSMNIRISQEDFVLKLEGNQEVVLRKGDWIALYPQILHMDPEVYEDPKEYKFDRYIENGKKKTTFYKAGRKLKYFLMPFGSGISMCPGRFLAMNEMKMFLFILLSHFDVELAENKAVRLDNSRMGLGILLPDVDIAFRYKLRS, from the exons AAAGACTGGAGAGCCCCCACTAATAAATGGCTGGATTCCTTACCTTGGGAAAGCTCTGATATTTAGAAAAGATGCTTACAAATTCTTACTGGATCAGCAAAAGAAATTTGGAGATATTTTCACTGTACATATTGCTGGtgagaaatatttta GTAGATATATTACCTTTATCATGGACCCATTTCAATATGTCTATGTCATCCGAAATAGCAAGCAACTTGAATTTCAtgaatttgcaaataaaatggCATCCAAAACTTTTGACTACCCAGCCTtgtcaaaaggaaaattccctGAACTCAAGGAAAACCTGCACAGAATCTACCAGTATCTACAAGGCAAGCCTTTGGATATCATTTCTGACCACATGATGAAAAATCTCCAGGATATATTTGAATGGAAATGCTCACAAGCAACAGAttgggaaacagaaaaaatgtacaaattctgctgctctgtAATGTTTGAAGCCAGTTTTGTAACACTATATGGAAGAGTTCCTGCTGCAGATGGCCACAAAGTTATTAGTGAAATCAGAGACAAATTTATCAAGTTTGATGCCAGCTTTCCCTATTTAGCTGCAAACATACCAATTGAGTTGCTAGGAGCTACCAAGAAGGTTCGGAAGGAGCTTATACATCATTTTTTACTTCAGAACATGACAAAATGGCTGGGAGGGTCAAAAGTGGTCCAAGCCAGACAAGATATATTTGAGAAATATGAGCTGCTTGGAGATTATGACAAAGCAG CACATCATTTTGCCTTCCTGTGGGCCTCTGTGGGAAACACAATTCCAGCTACATTCTGGGCCATGTATTATCTTCTGCGGCACCCAGAAGCTCTTGCAGCGGTGCGTGACGAGATTGACCATTTGCTGCAGTCAACAGGTCAAGAGAGAGGGCCCACATATAACATCCACCTCACCAGAGAACAATTGGACAACCTGGTCTACCtag AGAGTGCCTTAAACGAGAGTTTAAGAATGTGCTCGTCCTCCATGAACATCCGCATCAGCCAAGAGGATTTTGTTCTCAAGCTTGAAGGGAATCAAGAAGTCGTTTTGAGGAAAGGAGACTGGATAGCCCTTTACCCGCAGATTTTGCACATGGACCCTGAGGTCTATGAAGATCCTAAG gAGTATAAGTTCGATCGATACATAGAGAATGGCAAGAAGAAAACCACATTCTacaaggcaggaagaaaactGAAGTATTTCCTAATGCCCTTTGGCTCTGGGATCAGCATGTGTCCAGGGAGGTTCCTCGCAATGAATGAGATGAAGATGTTTCTTTTCATACTATTGTCTCATTTTGATGTAGAACTAGCAGAAAACAAAGCTGTCAGACTTGATAACAGTCGCATGGGCCTTGGTATCCTCCTGCCAGATGTTGATATTGCCTTTCGTTACAAACTAAGGTCCTAA
- the LOC135444466 gene encoding cytochrome P450 7B1 isoform X2, producing the protein MGPDTLPLGTYGGAAAAAALLLWAVCVLCRRRRKTGEPPLINGWIPYLGKALIFRKDAYKFLLDQQKKFGDIFTVHIAGRYITFIMDPFQYVYVIRNSKQLEFHEFANKMASKTFDYPALSKGKFPELKENLHRIYQYLQGKPLDIISDHMMKNLQDIFEWKCSQATDWETEKMYKFCCSVMFEASFVTLYGRVPAADGHKVISEIRDKFIKFDASFPYLAANIPIELLGATKKVRKELIHHFLLQNMTKWLGGSKVVQARQDIFEKYELLGDYDKAAHHFAFLWASVGNTIPATFWAMYYLLRHPEALAAVRDEIDHLLQSTGQERGPTYNIHLTREQLDNLVYLESALNESLRMCSSSMNIRISQEDFVLKLEGNQEVVLRKGDWIALYPQILHMDPEVYEDPKEYKFDRYIENGKKKTTFYKAGRKLKYFLMPFGSGISMCPGRFLAMNEMKMFLFILLSHFDVELAENKAVRLDNSRMGLGILLPDVDIAFRYKLRS; encoded by the exons AAAGACTGGAGAGCCCCCACTAATAAATGGCTGGATTCCTTACCTTGGGAAAGCTCTGATATTTAGAAAAGATGCTTACAAATTCTTACTGGATCAGCAAAAGAAATTTGGAGATATTTTCACTGTACATATTGCTG GTAGATATATTACCTTTATCATGGACCCATTTCAATATGTCTATGTCATCCGAAATAGCAAGCAACTTGAATTTCAtgaatttgcaaataaaatggCATCCAAAACTTTTGACTACCCAGCCTtgtcaaaaggaaaattccctGAACTCAAGGAAAACCTGCACAGAATCTACCAGTATCTACAAGGCAAGCCTTTGGATATCATTTCTGACCACATGATGAAAAATCTCCAGGATATATTTGAATGGAAATGCTCACAAGCAACAGAttgggaaacagaaaaaatgtacaaattctgctgctctgtAATGTTTGAAGCCAGTTTTGTAACACTATATGGAAGAGTTCCTGCTGCAGATGGCCACAAAGTTATTAGTGAAATCAGAGACAAATTTATCAAGTTTGATGCCAGCTTTCCCTATTTAGCTGCAAACATACCAATTGAGTTGCTAGGAGCTACCAAGAAGGTTCGGAAGGAGCTTATACATCATTTTTTACTTCAGAACATGACAAAATGGCTGGGAGGGTCAAAAGTGGTCCAAGCCAGACAAGATATATTTGAGAAATATGAGCTGCTTGGAGATTATGACAAAGCAG CACATCATTTTGCCTTCCTGTGGGCCTCTGTGGGAAACACAATTCCAGCTACATTCTGGGCCATGTATTATCTTCTGCGGCACCCAGAAGCTCTTGCAGCGGTGCGTGACGAGATTGACCATTTGCTGCAGTCAACAGGTCAAGAGAGAGGGCCCACATATAACATCCACCTCACCAGAGAACAATTGGACAACCTGGTCTACCtag AGAGTGCCTTAAACGAGAGTTTAAGAATGTGCTCGTCCTCCATGAACATCCGCATCAGCCAAGAGGATTTTGTTCTCAAGCTTGAAGGGAATCAAGAAGTCGTTTTGAGGAAAGGAGACTGGATAGCCCTTTACCCGCAGATTTTGCACATGGACCCTGAGGTCTATGAAGATCCTAAG gAGTATAAGTTCGATCGATACATAGAGAATGGCAAGAAGAAAACCACATTCTacaaggcaggaagaaaactGAAGTATTTCCTAATGCCCTTTGGCTCTGGGATCAGCATGTGTCCAGGGAGGTTCCTCGCAATGAATGAGATGAAGATGTTTCTTTTCATACTATTGTCTCATTTTGATGTAGAACTAGCAGAAAACAAAGCTGTCAGACTTGATAACAGTCGCATGGGCCTTGGTATCCTCCTGCCAGATGTTGATATTGCCTTTCGTTACAAACTAAGGTCCTAA
- the LOC135444466 gene encoding cytochrome P450 7B1 isoform X1, producing the protein MGPDTLPLGTYGGAAAAAALLLWAVCVLCRRRRKTGEPPLINGWIPYLGKALIFRKDAYKFLLDQQKKFGDIFTVHIAGEKYFSRYITFIMDPFQYVYVIRNSKQLEFHEFANKMASKTFDYPALSKGKFPELKENLHRIYQYLQGKPLDIISDHMMKNLQDIFEWKCSQATDWETEKMYKFCCSVMFEASFVTLYGRVPAADGHKVISEIRDKFIKFDASFPYLAANIPIELLGATKKVRKELIHHFLLQNMTKWLGGSKVVQARQDIFEKYELLGDYDKAAHHFAFLWASVGNTIPATFWAMYYLLRHPEALAAVRDEIDHLLQSTGQERGPTYNIHLTREQLDNLVYLESALNESLRMCSSSMNIRISQEDFVLKLEGNQEVVLRKGDWIALYPQILHMDPEVYEDPKEYKFDRYIENGKKKTTFYKAGRKLKYFLMPFGSGISMCPGRFLAMNEMKMFLFILLSHFDVELAENKAVRLDNSRMGLGILLPDVDIAFRYKLRS; encoded by the exons AAAGACTGGAGAGCCCCCACTAATAAATGGCTGGATTCCTTACCTTGGGAAAGCTCTGATATTTAGAAAAGATGCTTACAAATTCTTACTGGATCAGCAAAAGAAATTTGGAGATATTTTCACTGTACATATTGCTGGtgagaaatatttta GTAGATATATTACCTTTATCATGGACCCATTTCAATATGTCTATGTCATCCGAAATAGCAAGCAACTTGAATTTCAtgaatttgcaaataaaatggCATCCAAAACTTTTGACTACCCAGCCTtgtcaaaaggaaaattccctGAACTCAAGGAAAACCTGCACAGAATCTACCAGTATCTACAAGGCAAGCCTTTGGATATCATTTCTGACCACATGATGAAAAATCTCCAGGATATATTTGAATGGAAATGCTCACAAGCAACAGAttgggaaacagaaaaaatgtacaaattctgctgctctgtAATGTTTGAAGCCAGTTTTGTAACACTATATGGAAGAGTTCCTGCTGCAGATGGCCACAAAGTTATTAGTGAAATCAGAGACAAATTTATCAAGTTTGATGCCAGCTTTCCCTATTTAGCTGCAAACATACCAATTGAGTTGCTAGGAGCTACCAAGAAGGTTCGGAAGGAGCTTATACATCATTTTTTACTTCAGAACATGACAAAATGGCTGGGAGGGTCAAAAGTGGTCCAAGCCAGACAAGATATATTTGAGAAATATGAGCTGCTTGGAGATTATGACAAAGCAG CACATCATTTTGCCTTCCTGTGGGCCTCTGTGGGAAACACAATTCCAGCTACATTCTGGGCCATGTATTATCTTCTGCGGCACCCAGAAGCTCTTGCAGCGGTGCGTGACGAGATTGACCATTTGCTGCAGTCAACAGGTCAAGAGAGAGGGCCCACATATAACATCCACCTCACCAGAGAACAATTGGACAACCTGGTCTACCtag AGAGTGCCTTAAACGAGAGTTTAAGAATGTGCTCGTCCTCCATGAACATCCGCATCAGCCAAGAGGATTTTGTTCTCAAGCTTGAAGGGAATCAAGAAGTCGTTTTGAGGAAAGGAGACTGGATAGCCCTTTACCCGCAGATTTTGCACATGGACCCTGAGGTCTATGAAGATCCTAAG gAGTATAAGTTCGATCGATACATAGAGAATGGCAAGAAGAAAACCACATTCTacaaggcaggaagaaaactGAAGTATTTCCTAATGCCCTTTGGCTCTGGGATCAGCATGTGTCCAGGGAGGTTCCTCGCAATGAATGAGATGAAGATGTTTCTTTTCATACTATTGTCTCATTTTGATGTAGAACTAGCAGAAAACAAAGCTGTCAGACTTGATAACAGTCGCATGGGCCTTGGTATCCTCCTGCCAGATGTTGATATTGCCTTTCGTTACAAACTAAGGTCCTAA